A genomic stretch from Sphingobacterium sp. ML3W includes:
- a CDS encoding phospholipase C, phosphocholine-specific codes for MESRREFLRKTLLFSGAAGIASFMPASIQKAFAIDPVPGSSFLDAEHIVILMQENRSFDHTLGSLSGVRGFNDPRAVRLPNDLPVWYQTDKAGKVFAPFRLNLKESKVTWMGSLPHSRASQVDAYNQGKYDQWLTAKQSGNKQYAAMPLTLGYFTREDLPFHYALADAFTVCDQNFCSGMTSTTPNRSFFWTGKITEIKDGLQKVNIRNDDFGYGKMTWETFPELLEKNNIDWRFYQNETSCGGGLSGEERAWLSNFGCNLLEFFQAYQVKFKDTYVSNLATQVRDLPGQISKLEERSPESEEQAEKIRVDIRKKSEALERAEAELKAFNADNYNQLSDLTKSLHQRAFTINKGDNNYRKLETLQFKEQGKKRTLEVPKGDVLDQFRKDVDGGKLPAVSWLAGPKNFSDHPSAPWYGAWYVSEVLDILTKNPEVWKKTIFIITYDENDGYYDHVKPFLVPDLMRKDTGACSAGIDSEVEMVRLDNELKQGIPKKQAREGAVGLGFRVPMYIASPWSRGGKVCSQVFDHTSTLQFLEYFFNHKYNKNIHLDHISAWRRTICGNLTAAFTPFVQAQEQLPFLDRNQYIETIYNAQFKDNPGGFIEITDLNQAKQQVWTSKFNRVQEKGTRKSPALPYGHDAVGYVQNGQFNLNMQVDTAIFGEKTNGVPFNVYSPLAYTDEEGQIETYRNWNFAVKAGDRLNYQWDLQKFEGQQYAFELHGPNGFYRKFAGQKNAATLLAAVSPELKSLTKAPTGKLQLTLKNLDAKTVQVEVKSLNYQHYTATKEIGAGKELILTLDIAAQGNWYDLVIKGLGNANFELQLAGRLETGVETTTDPLLA; via the coding sequence GAAAATCGTTCCTTTGATCATACGTTGGGGAGTCTTTCCGGTGTACGTGGTTTCAATGATCCACGTGCGGTGCGGTTACCCAACGACCTGCCGGTATGGTATCAGACAGATAAGGCGGGGAAGGTATTTGCTCCTTTTCGGCTAAATCTCAAAGAGAGCAAGGTGACTTGGATGGGCTCACTTCCCCATAGCAGAGCGAGTCAGGTGGACGCCTATAACCAGGGGAAATACGACCAATGGTTGACCGCGAAGCAATCGGGTAACAAGCAATATGCGGCGATGCCGCTGACCTTGGGTTATTTCACACGTGAAGATTTGCCTTTCCACTATGCGCTGGCGGATGCTTTTACCGTATGTGATCAGAATTTCTGCTCGGGCATGACCAGCACAACTCCCAATCGTTCTTTCTTTTGGACCGGTAAGATCACCGAAATAAAAGATGGATTGCAGAAGGTCAATATTCGTAACGATGATTTTGGCTATGGCAAAATGACCTGGGAAACCTTTCCGGAGTTGTTGGAAAAGAATAATATAGACTGGCGTTTTTATCAAAATGAAACAAGCTGTGGTGGAGGCCTATCGGGTGAAGAGCGCGCTTGGTTGTCCAATTTTGGCTGTAATCTATTGGAATTTTTTCAGGCCTATCAGGTCAAATTTAAAGATACCTATGTCAGCAACCTCGCAACACAGGTACGTGATCTGCCGGGACAGATTTCCAAGCTCGAAGAGCGTTCGCCGGAATCCGAGGAGCAGGCCGAGAAAATTCGTGTTGACATCCGTAAGAAAAGTGAAGCCCTTGAGCGGGCTGAAGCTGAATTGAAAGCGTTCAATGCCGACAATTATAATCAACTGTCTGATCTTACGAAATCTTTACATCAACGCGCCTTTACGATCAATAAAGGGGATAATAATTACCGTAAGCTGGAGACATTGCAATTTAAGGAACAGGGTAAAAAGCGGACTTTGGAAGTACCTAAAGGGGATGTGCTGGATCAGTTTCGAAAAGATGTCGACGGCGGTAAATTACCCGCGGTATCCTGGCTGGCGGGTCCCAAAAATTTCTCGGATCATCCTAGCGCCCCTTGGTATGGGGCCTGGTATGTGTCGGAAGTATTGGATATCCTGACCAAAAATCCGGAGGTCTGGAAAAAGACCATTTTTATCATCACTTACGATGAGAATGATGGCTATTACGACCATGTGAAACCTTTTCTCGTACCGGATCTGATGCGGAAAGATACAGGGGCCTGTTCGGCGGGAATTGATAGCGAAGTGGAAATGGTACGTCTGGACAATGAGCTCAAACAGGGGATTCCAAAGAAACAGGCCCGTGAGGGAGCGGTTGGGTTGGGATTCCGTGTGCCGATGTATATCGCATCGCCTTGGTCAAGGGGAGGAAAAGTCTGCTCCCAAGTGTTTGACCATACGTCGACTTTACAGTTCCTGGAATACTTCTTTAACCATAAATACAACAAAAATATTCATCTGGATCATATCAGTGCCTGGCGGAGGACGATCTGCGGTAATCTGACAGCAGCTTTCACACCTTTTGTCCAAGCGCAGGAGCAGCTCCCTTTTCTAGATCGAAACCAATATATCGAAACCATATACAATGCTCAATTCAAGGATAATCCGGGCGGGTTTATTGAAATTACTGACCTGAATCAGGCTAAGCAGCAGGTTTGGACCTCGAAATTCAATCGTGTTCAGGAAAAAGGAACCCGTAAATCACCAGCCTTGCCCTATGGACATGATGCCGTTGGCTATGTGCAGAATGGTCAATTTAACCTGAATATGCAGGTGGATACAGCCATATTTGGTGAAAAAACGAATGGAGTGCCTTTCAATGTCTATAGTCCACTTGCCTATACAGACGAAGAGGGCCAAATCGAAACCTATCGAAACTGGAATTTTGCGGTAAAGGCGGGAGATCGTCTCAACTATCAATGGGATCTACAGAAATTTGAAGGACAGCAATATGCCTTTGAGCTGCATGGACCAAATGGTTTCTACCGAAAGTTTGCCGGACAAAAAAATGCGGCAACGTTGTTGGCCGCGGTGTCTCCAGAACTTAAATCACTGACCAAAGCACCAACAGGTAAACTGCAACTCACACTCAAAAATCTGGATGCAAAGACTGTTCAGGTGGAGGTGAAAAGTTTGAATTATCAGCATTATACAGCGACAAAGGAAATTGGAGCTGGTAAAGAACTTATCCTGACCTTAGATATTGCCGCGCAGGGCAATTGGTACGATCTTGTCATCAAGGGACTGGGCAATGCTAATTTTGAACTACAGCTTGCGGGACGATTGGAGACTG